Proteins encoded together in one Ciona intestinalis chromosome 1, KH, whole genome shotgun sequence window:
- the LOC100178735 gene encoding heme transporter HRG1, whose translation MTEVTSRARLHCRIAYSLFGIAIGVSVFVIWLTVFDNRKETYATVTYGGLSGVLAAWNLILHIMHYQDLWRTWLKGLRLFIGGGLLFLGITGISFVTFLVLAIYLNQSDLVRSYYITAIWCALSAKWSFLLFWYSRNYRNEFADLTALLEF comes from the exons ATGACAGAAGTAACGTCACGGGCTAGACTTCATTGTAGAATCGCTTATTCTTTGTTTGGAATAGCAATTGGTGTTTCTGTGTTCGTGATCTGGTTGACGGTGTTTGATAATCGAAAGGAAACGTATGCAACAGTTACATATGGTGGTTTATCAG GTGTGCTGGCAGCATGGAATCTAATTCTCCACATCATGCATTACCAAGATTTATGGAGAACTTGGCTTAAAGGGTTAAGATTGTTTATTGGCGGTGGACTCTTATTCTTGGGCATCACAGGAATTtcttttgttacatttttagttCTTGCCATTTATCTAA aTCAAAGCGACTTGGTACGGAGTTATTACATCACAGCTATATGGTGCGCTTTGAGTGCCAAATGGTCTTTTCTATTGTTTTGGTATTCTAGAAACTACAGAAACGAATTCGCAGATTTAACTGCATTACTCGAGttctaa
- the LOC100181107 gene encoding THO complex subunit 6 homolog isoform X2 gives MDKRLLLHTTVYSTAFSLCGTYVAAATNFGHIAVFNVQEAVASHGAESTPCFTFLAHSGPIHSLVTAGKYLFSAGDGPITAWKWADVINRKPTKAFTLKDPQLLENESYNCVRYSNKDNCIFAGGDDGITYKWDINTMKCKGRFSGHKDYIHDLAINSNNLVSASEDGTVKTWDIRSASCTSTITPHKNKQLARPETGHFMSCVAVDENGEWLACGGGPHASLWHLRSKSMAGILQTSNTNYISHRIMFYSDEIISVGNQPAVYRWSVNGEKKAEIPCSINRIFSISFQHGPGHSSEQLPMVTAGNSYKLSMFTNLGYEGKRLSFV, from the exons ATGGATAAGAGACTTTTATTACACACGACGGTGTACAGCACTGCGTTTTCTTTGTGCGGGACCTATGTGGCCGCTGCAACCAATTTTGGGCACATAGCTGTGTTCAATGTACAAGAAGCCGTGGCGTCCCATGGTGCGGAATCTACACCATGTTTTACTTTCCTTGCTCACAGTGGACCAATACACTCTTTGGTTACAGcgggaaaatatttattcagtgCTGGTGACGGTCCAATAACGGCATGGAAATGGGCGGATGTGATAAACAGAAAACCTACCAAAGCTTTTACATTAAAAGATCCACAACTTCTTGAAAATGAGTCTTACAACTGTGTACGATACTCCAATAAAGACAATTGCATATTCGCTGGTGGTGATGACGGTATAACCTACAAATGGGATATCAATACAATGAAATGCAAAGGCAGATTTAGTGGCCACAAAGATTATATTCATGATTTGGCAATAAATTCAAACAACTTGGTATCTGCATCTGAAGATGGAACAGTAAAG ACATGGGACATTCGGTCAGCATCATGCACAAGTACAATTACACCGCACAAAAATAAGCAACTGGCCAGACCTGAAACCGGCCATTTTATGTCATGTGTAGCAGTTGATGAAAATGGAGAGTGGTTAGCATGTGGTGGTGGTCCACATGCGTCATTGTGGCACTTAAGGTCCAAAAGTATGGCTGGGATTTTACag ACAAGTAATACTAACTACATCTCCCATAGAATAATGTTCTATAGCGATGAAATTATATCAGTTGGAAACCAACCAGCCGTCTATCGTTGGAGTGTTAATGGAGAAAAGAAAGCAGAGATACCATGTTCAATTAACAGAATTTTCAGTATAAGTTTCCAACATGGGCCTGGTCATTCATCCGAACAGTTACCTATGGTCACAGCTGGCAATAGTTACAAACTGAGCATGTTTACTAACTTAGGTTATGAAGGAAAACGACtctcttttgtttaa
- the LOC100181107 gene encoding THO complex subunit 6 homolog isoform X3, with amino-acid sequence MDKRLLLHTTVYSTAFSLCGTYVAAATNFGHIAVFNVQEAVASHGAESTPCFTFLAHSGPIHSLVTAGKYLFSAGDGPITAWKWADVINRKPTKAFTLKDPQLLENESYNCVRYSNKDNCIFAGGDDGITYKWDINTMKCKGRFSGHKDYIHDLAINSNNLVSASEDGTVKTWDIRSASCTSTITPHKNKQLARPETGHFMSCVAVDENGEWLACGGGPHASLWHLRSKSMAGILQEMGNS; translated from the exons ATGGATAAGAGACTTTTATTACACACGACGGTGTACAGCACTGCGTTTTCTTTGTGCGGGACCTATGTGGCCGCTGCAACCAATTTTGGGCACATAGCTGTGTTCAATGTACAAGAAGCCGTGGCGTCCCATGGTGCGGAATCTACACCATGTTTTACTTTCCTTGCTCACAGTGGACCAATACACTCTTTGGTTACAGcgggaaaatatttattcagtgCTGGTGACGGTCCAATAACGGCATGGAAATGGGCGGATGTGATAAACAGAAAACCTACCAAAGCTTTTACATTAAAAGATCCACAACTTCTTGAAAATGAGTCTTACAACTGTGTACGATACTCCAATAAAGACAATTGCATATTCGCTGGTGGTGATGACGGTATAACCTACAAATGGGATATCAATACAATGAAATGCAAAGGCAGATTTAGTGGCCACAAAGATTATATTCATGATTTGGCAATAAATTCAAACAACTTGGTATCTGCATCTGAAGATGGAACAGTAAAG ACATGGGACATTCGGTCAGCATCATGCACAAGTACAATTACACCGCACAAAAATAAGCAACTGGCCAGACCTGAAACCGGCCATTTTATGTCATGTGTAGCAGTTGATGAAAATGGAGAGTGGTTAGCATGTGGTGGTGGTCCACATGCGTCATTGTGGCACTTAAGGTCCAAAAGTATGGCTGGGATTTTACag GAAATGGGGAATAGTTAG
- the LOC100181107 gene encoding THO complex subunit 6 homolog isoform X1: protein MDKRLLLHTTVYSTAFSLCGTYVAAATNFGHIAVFNVQEAVASHGAESTPCFTFLAHSGPIHSLVTAGKYLFSAGDGPITAWKWADVINRKPTKAFTLKDPQLLENESYNCVRYSNKDNCIFAGGDDGITYKWDINTMKCKGRFSGHKDYIHDLAINSNNLVSASEDGTVKTWDIRSASCTSTITPHKNKQLARPETGHFMSCVAVDENGEWLACGGGPHASLWHLRSKSMAGILQTSNTNYISHRIMFYSDEIISVGNQPAVYRWSVNGEKKAEIPCSINRIFSISFQHGPGHSSEQLPMVTAGNSYKLSMFTNLGYEGKRLSFV from the exons ATGGATAAGAGACTTTTATTACACACGACGGTGTACAGCACTGCGTTTTCTTTGTGCGGGACCTATGTGGCCGCTGCAACCAATTTTGGGCACATAGCTGTGTTCAATGTACAAGAAGCCGTGGCGTCCCATGGTGCGGAATCTACACCATGTTTTACTTTCCTTGCTCACAGTGGACCAATACACTCTTTGGTTACAGcgggaaaatatttattcagtgCTGGTGACGGTCCAATAACGGCATGGAAATGGGCGGATGTGATAAACAGAAAACCTACCAAAGCTTTTACATTAAAAGATCCACAACTTCTTGAAAATGAGTCTTACAACTGTGTACGATACTCCAATAAAGACAATTGCATATTCGCTGGTGGTGATGACGGTATAACCTACAAATGGGATATCAATACAATGAAATGCAAAGGCAGATTTAGTGGCCACAAAGATTATATTCATGATTTGGCAATAAATTCAAACAACTTGGTATCTGCATCTGAAGATGGAACAGTAAAG ACATGGGACATTCGGTCAGCATCATGCACAAGTACAATTACACCGCACAAAAATAAGCAACTGGCCAGACCTGAAACCGGCCATTTTATGTCATGTGTAGCAGTTGATGAAAATGGAGAGTGGTTAGCATGTGGTGGTGGTCCACATGCGTCATTGTGGCACTTAAGGTCCAAAAGTATGGCTGGGATTTTACag ACAAGTAATACTAACTACATCTCCCATAGAATAATGTTCTATAGCGATGAA ATTATATCAGTTGGAAACCAACCAGCCGTCTATCGTTGGAGTGTTAATGGAGAAAAGAAAGCAGAGATACCATGTTCAATTAACAGAATTTTCAGTATAAGTTTCCAACATGGGCCTGGTCATTCATCCGAACAGTTACCTATGGTCACAGCTGGCAATAGTTACAAACTGAGCATGTTTACTAACTTAGGTTATGAAGGAAAACGACtctcttttgtttaa